The region ATACTTTCTAATCTTTTACAGCCAGTTTGGATGTTTAGGTATGATTCTCTCCATAAGTACATTTTCTTGATTGCTGGTAGAGAAGAAAGTTTAGAAATTACTATTTTTGAAAATGGTAGCTGGGAATTTAACCAAGATGACGAAGCCTGATTTTCAGAAAATGACTCGTAAGGAATTAAAAAAATACATCTTGTCTCATCCTACAGATAATGAGGCAATTCGAGAATTATTTATTACTCGAAGAAATCCTAATGCTCAAACCTTTCCCTACCCTTACGATATGCCTTATGAAGACGTTGAAGCGATTTTTAAAACTAAATTAAATCTAGAATAATAAGCTAATCAGCATTTAAGCTGCACTATTGAAATTGTACATAAATGACTTAAACTCTCTTCTCTGCCCCTCTGACCCTCTGCTCCCCTGCGGTCTAAACTGCAAACTAAGTGCTTAATAGCTTATCTACGGCAATGCCGGAAATGAATATTGATGCCTATCGTAGATGAGAATAGTATTTTAGTCATGAGACTTATAGCGTCACGCACCAACCAACAATCGTAACACTTACGTAAGTCCTGGCTTTAAGAATGTTGTCAGGACAATGTGTGTATGTTAATTTAGTTGAGAGAGAAAGCTTAACTAAAACCTATGAGTTACCCAAATGAACCTAGAACGGAACGGATTGATATCCGTACTAGCTCTAGCGTTAAAAAGCTTTTACAGCAAGCAGCAGCAGCAAGTCATAAAAATGTTAGTGAATTTTTACTTGAACATGGTTTGCAAGCTGCACAAGAAACTTTAACGAATCGAAAGCTTTTTGTGTTAAACGATGAGCAATGGCAAGCTTTTCAAAACGCTCTGGATGCCCCCTGTGTTGAGAAACCACGCTTGCGTCGTTTGTTAACTGAGCCTAGCGTATTTGAGTAGTATTGTGGCATCTAACAATTTATATATCGCTAAATTATCAAAATCTCATAATCTAAAAAACTTTGATTGTGGGAATTTTGATTTAAATAATTATTTAATCAAATATGCTTTAAAAAATCAGCAATCTGATAGTTCGACCACCTATATCGCTTGCTTAGAAGATAATGTAATCGGTTACTATACTTTGACTGTAGCATCAGTTATTCATGAAAATGCACCACCTCGTATATCTAAAGGTTTACCAAAATATCCTATACCTGTTGTTTTATTAGCTCGGTTAGCAGTAAGCAAAGAATTTCAAAAACAAGGCATAGGGAGAGGTTTACTCAAAAACTGCTTAATTCGTGTCAATGAAGCTGCTGATCTGATTGGTATTCGTGCATTATTGGTTCATGCGAAAGATGAGAAAGCGCGTGACTGGTATCAACAATTTGATTTTGAACCTAGCCCAACAGATCCATTGCATTTATTTCTGATGTTAAAAGATATCCGCGCTATTTTAGAGAGCTAAAAACAACGCTAGTACTGCATAGTAATCATAAAATAAGCGTAATTTTTCGTGTTATTGGTGTGTAACTGCGTTGACTGCAAGGCATTTTTAAGAAACTGGTTCAAACACCATTTGAGGAATTAATATTTCATCTTGCGATTGTCCAATTCCTAAAAATCGCATTTCCTCTTCATATACGCGCACAAGTCCAAAATTATCGGAATTGAGGGAAACTTTTTGTCCTTGACACCATTTGCGGGCGAGTTCTGGAGGTAAAGTGACGGTGGGTAAATGCTGTAAAGCAACATCCGGGGAAATGGGTTGAAATGTCCCGCCTTGCAACTGTGTTTCTAAGTCAGTTAAAGAAAGACTATTAGTTAAATTAAAACCACTGCTGTGGGTGCGAGTTAAAGCGGCGAGAGTTCCACCAGTGTTTAAGACTGCGCCTAAATCACGGGCGATCGCTCTAATATATGTACCACTACCACAAGCGATCGCCACATCTAATTCAGGAAAATCCCCCTCGCGCCAATCTAAAATATCTATCTGAAAAACTTCAACTGTACGTACAGGAACTTCCACTGTTTCACCTTGACGCGCCAAATCATACAAGCGTTTGCCATCAACTTGAATCGCACTATACATTGGCGGTATTTGTTCAATCTTGCCCACAAATTGTGTAATTGCAGTTTCGATTTCAGCCAAACTCAAATTTGCACAAGGTTGTGAGGCGATAATTTCTCCTTGCAAATCATCGGTTGTGGTACGCACACCAAAACGGATAGTAGCTTTGTAAGCTTTTTCCCCTGGGAGATACTGCAATAACCTTGTGGCTTTACCCATTGCAATTGGTAAAACCCCAGTCGCTGCGGGGTCTAAAGTTCCCGCATGTCCTACCCGTTTGAGGCGCAACAGTTTGCGTACCCGCGCCACACAGTCGTGAGAAGTCCAATCAAATGGTTTGTTTAAGTTGAGAAAACCTTGCACAGTAATATTTTGTGAGTAATTTCAGTCAGTGGGTTGATGTCTAAACAGCGATCGCTATCATATTTCATCAAATCACTAGAACAATAGCGATAAATATAAAACGCTAAATCAGCGAAATCTTACAGTTGTCCTGATGCTTTTTTGTTGTATGAGTTTAACTTTATGACAAATTATGTTCATCTGGCGATATTTTATCTTGCTTCCGCAAAAAGGCTATCAGAGCTTGCCGTTCGCGTAGCGTCTCCGATAGGAGAAGTGTCGCACAGAATTTATACTGACTCCTGACTTTTTACTATAGCGGTTCTCGGTTGGATGAGGTACATTTCAACCCCACCCCCAACCCCTCCCCGCAAGCGGGGAGGGGAGCGTTTGCGTCAGCAAATGCGGGGTGGGGTTCCAACTGTATTACAAGCAAGTAAGAACTGCTATATTTCTCTACCCAGAGAATGATGATGTATGGAAATTTATGAATATGTAAGTTGGTTGGCAATTTTCCCAGGTAGAGCAGCATAAATCCCCAGATGCTGGCTCATAGCCTATTTGTTGAATTTACATGAGTCCGGTTACATTATCTGGAAGTGTTCTCTTTCAGTGTGTTTAGGGCTACCTATTAATGATTCAGAATAAAATATCCAGTGCTGGTGTAGCGACTCTAGCCTTGATTGGAGGCGTAACCGCTTTTTCCGCACCAGTTCAAACTGCTACCTTGCAACATACCCAAATGTCAGATAATAACATCCAACTGGCACAAACTGTAAATACTGCGAAGTTAGAAGCGGAGGTTTTCACTCAAATCAACCAATATCGAGCGTCTCTGGGTCTACCAGCGTTAAGGCGTAACTCAACTATTGACAATCAAGCTAGGACTCACAGTCAAAATATGGCTACAAGTAATACATTGAGTCATAATGGTTTTGGCGCAAGAATTCAAGCGATCGCAGTTACAATACCCTACAGCGCAGCAGCAGAAAATGTGGCTTACAACCAGGGATACAGCAATCCTGCAACCCAGGCTGTGCAAGGTTGGCTGAGAAGTCCAGGACATTTGGCTAATATCAAAGGTAATTACAACCTCACAGGTGTTGGTGTGGCGGTAAATAGCAGAGGTGCAGTTTACTTCACCCAAATATTTATCCGCAGACGTTAGGAAGATAATTCAGTTAAAACTTGCTGAAAAATAGGGTGCGTTACTTTATTTGCGTAACGCACCCTATTTTTGCTGTATGTATCTTATATACATCGAATCTCTCTAGCTGACTTATAAAGGATTAACGATGGAACCTATTTCTATAATTATTACTGCTTTGAGTGCTGGTGCGATCGCTGCTACTAAAGAAACCGCCGGAACAGCCGTGAAAGATGCCTATCAGGGTTTGAAGGCTTTGATTAAAAAGAAATTGGAAGGCGATGCTCTGGGACAAGCGATGGTAGATGCCAAACCAGAAGAAATTAAGCAAGCTGAAGGTTTATTAAAAGACAAAATTACCAAAGCTGGTGCTGAACAAGACCAAGAAATCATTAAAGTGGCTCAGGAGTTACTCGACAAGCTTAAAGAACAACCAGGGGGACAGCAAATAATCAATCAAACTCAAACCAACACAATGAGTGGAAATACTATCACTGGCAATGTAAACTTCGCCCCTGTTCAGCACTGACTTTTCACGGTATCTGGAAAACCCCTCTCCAAACCTCTCACGCCAGTTGCGACCCTACGGGAACTGAGGATGGTATACAAGATTTGGCAGGTTAGTTTTGGGTACTTGGCAGCAAATTTTTCATTTGGAATGTGATATCAAACCCCGCCAACGTCAAATTATGGTGACAGTTTACGGCGAGTAAATATTAGGTTTTTCATAATCTTGCTGAAATGGGATAAGGGGGAAAAGAAGCTTCAAAGTCTGCTGAGGAATTTACATTGTGTTTGTACAAAAAACAGGGTAAAGTGATTGAGATGAAAGCTGATTGCTTAGATACTTAAGTTAGGTAGTTTTCCCTGTAAATAATTTATGAATAAAAGTCATATAAAATTAGCTAGAAAATTTTTTTTACTACTAGTGACATCAGGTATATTGATTTCAGGAATAGGCTTAGGCACTTATTGGTTACTCAAAAAAATTCCAGAAAATCCTGGGTCAAAAATAATACAAAATATTCCAAAATCGCAAGTAAGCTCTCTTAAAATAGGGGTTTTAACAAACCCCACCAAATATGAGACTCTAGCTGATTATCTTAAGAAGCAGTTGGGTAATAATATATTAATAACTATTGATGGAGATGAAAATATTTCATTTCAAGAAGCAAAAACAAGAATAGCAACTAAACAAT is a window of Aulosira sp. FACHB-615 DNA encoding:
- a CDS encoding DUF6888 family protein — encoded protein: MISASLPTDKQKDTVIFICQILSNLLQPVWMFRYDSLHKYIFLIAGREESLEITIFENGSWEFNQDDEA
- a CDS encoding DUF6887 family protein → MTKPDFQKMTRKELKKYILSHPTDNEAIRELFITRRNPNAQTFPYPYDMPYEDVEAIFKTKLNLE
- a CDS encoding DUF1778 domain-containing protein, translated to MSYPNEPRTERIDIRTSSSVKKLLQQAAAASHKNVSEFLLEHGLQAAQETLTNRKLFVLNDEQWQAFQNALDAPCVEKPRLRRLLTEPSVFE
- a CDS encoding GNAT family N-acetyltransferase, with translation MASNNLYIAKLSKSHNLKNFDCGNFDLNNYLIKYALKNQQSDSSTTYIACLEDNVIGYYTLTVASVIHENAPPRISKGLPKYPIPVVLLARLAVSKEFQKQGIGRGLLKNCLIRVNEAADLIGIRALLVHAKDEKARDWYQQFDFEPSPTDPLHLFLMLKDIRAILES
- the truB gene encoding tRNA pseudouridine(55) synthase TruB; translation: MQGFLNLNKPFDWTSHDCVARVRKLLRLKRVGHAGTLDPAATGVLPIAMGKATRLLQYLPGEKAYKATIRFGVRTTTDDLQGEIIASQPCANLSLAEIETAITQFVGKIEQIPPMYSAIQVDGKRLYDLARQGETVEVPVRTVEVFQIDILDWREGDFPELDVAIACGSGTYIRAIARDLGAVLNTGGTLAALTRTHSSGFNLTNSLSLTDLETQLQGGTFQPISPDVALQHLPTVTLPPELARKWCQGQKVSLNSDNFGLVRVYEEEMRFLGIGQSQDEILIPQMVFEPVS
- a CDS encoding CAP domain-containing protein, with amino-acid sequence MIQNKISSAGVATLALIGGVTAFSAPVQTATLQHTQMSDNNIQLAQTVNTAKLEAEVFTQINQYRASLGLPALRRNSTIDNQARTHSQNMATSNTLSHNGFGARIQAIAVTIPYSAAAENVAYNQGYSNPATQAVQGWLRSPGHLANIKGNYNLTGVGVAVNSRGAVYFTQIFIRRR
- a CDS encoding YjbQ family protein, whose protein sequence is MGTWQQIFHLECDIKPRQRQIMVTVYGE